The following is a genomic window from Vibrio cyclitrophicus.
CGTTAGTAATTGGGCGACGACCTGTTTCTTTCTCTAGACCAATCTCACGAGATGCACGCCAAATTTGACCAACAATCTCTGAAACTTTTAGGTTACGATTAAAGCCTTGTTGAGCTGTTGAACAGAATTTACACTCAAGTGCACAACCAACTTGTGAAGATACACATAGCGTCGCACGGTCACCATCTGGGATGTATACGGTTTCAACGTCTTGGTCGCCAACGCTCATAGCCCATTTAATTGTGCCATCTGTAGAGTGCTGAGCTTCAGAAACAACAGGTGCAACAATCTCACAACGACGTTGAAGTTTCTCACGTAACTTTTTGTTAATGTTGTTCATTTGTTCGAAGTCATCGACACCGAAGTGATAAATCCACTTCATCACTTGCTCTGCTCTAAACGCTTTCTCATTCAGTTCTTCTGTGAAAAATTTACGAAGACCTTTACGATCAAAATCGAGTAGATTGACTTTAGCTGTGGTCATGATGCCTCTCAGTGACGGAACAATAATTAAGGGCGCGAATTGTACAGGCTTTACGCAACTTCAACAAGTACTGTAAAACCTTGTGTTTACTAAGACATTCAAACTTAAGTGATTAAAATTCACACAACCAAATTTACCTGCTTACGTTTGGCCAATTCAAAGCGAGATTCTCGATTACGCTCCTCCGTCGCTATCGGGAATAACGTAAAAACTTACTCAGTAACTTTCCATTCATAGTCATCAGGTCACGAGTTCCTCAAACCTCGTCATTCCAGAACCGAGGGACGAGGTATCTGGAATCTCTCTTTTAACTGCACCTCTTTTCCCACAATCCATCAGATACAATAAAGACCTCACCGAAGTGAAGCCTTTATTGATACTTGCTGTTGTCTGCTTATTCAGCTGGGCGCGGGCAAATTTCAGATTCTGGGAAGAAGAATTCGATTTCACGAGCTGCTGACTCAGGGCTGTCACTGCCATGTACTGAGTTGTAACGCATGCTGATAGCGTAGTCAGCACGGATAGTGCCGCATGCTGCTTCTTCTGGGTTTGTTTTGCCCATCAATTCGCGGTAACGAGCAATCGCGTTTTCGCCTTCAAGTACTTGAACCATGATAGGACCAGAAGTCATAAACTCTTTAAGAGCCGGGAAGAATTCTTTGCCTTCGTGTTCTGCGTAGAAGCCACTTGCTTGTTCTTCAGTAAGACGAACCATTTTAGCAGCAATAATTTCTAGGCCTGCCTTTTCGATGCGGTGGTAGATTTCACCAACAAGGTTACGCTTAACTGCATCTGGCTTAACAATTGAGAACGTTCTTTCTAGAGCCATAGGGATTCCTTCACTTCATTTTTTTGTTATTAAATACTGAAATTACTGAGATCATTCGATCTTAGTTTCTGAATGAGCGGCATCGAAATACCGCACATTCTTATTATTATTTTGCTTGATCGATAAGAAGGCGAGCGAGCGTACGAACACCCATACCCGTTGCACCAGCCGACCATTTATCACTTGCAGATTTACGGTAAGTACCTGAGCAATCCAGGTGAATCCAACCTTTTTTGTAGTCGTCTACAAAGTAAGAAAGGAATGCAGCAGCGGTACTTGCACCCGGCGTGTAATCTCCTGAACTGATGTTTGAAAGATCAGCAAAGTTTGAAGGCAGCATACCACGGTGTAAATCAGCAAGAGGCAGTGGCCATAGGCCTTCTTTCTCTTGGTTCGCAGCCGTTAGCGCTTGGTGAGACAGTTCATCATCGAAGCTTAATAGTGCATGGTA
Proteins encoded in this region:
- the ndk gene encoding nucleoside-diphosphate kinase; protein product: MALERTFSIVKPDAVKRNLVGEIYHRIEKAGLEIIAAKMVRLTEEQASGFYAEHEGKEFFPALKEFMTSGPIMVQVLEGENAIARYRELMGKTNPEEAACGTIRADYAISMRYNSVHGSDSPESAAREIEFFFPESEICPRPAE